Proteins encoded together in one uncultured Sphaerochaeta sp. window:
- a CDS encoding FUSC family protein has translation MKDRPISPVMVLYITKCLLGTVICYGFYKAFPQYYLHWSIISLLLVLAPDRDNSIALPIARIKANITGALVGLFCFMLPLHQLLGLLIGVIATISICSLLKFPAATRSALAALVIVLLQEGGKPMWSYALQRIFAVLLGCLVGLALTVCFQACEQTYLRKKRSP, from the coding sequence ATGAAAGACCGTCCAATATCCCCAGTCATGGTGCTCTATATCACAAAATGCTTGCTCGGAACCGTCATTTGCTATGGCTTCTACAAAGCATTTCCCCAGTACTATCTGCATTGGTCCATTATCAGTCTTCTCTTGGTGCTCGCCCCTGATAGGGACAACTCTATTGCACTTCCCATCGCGAGAATCAAGGCAAACATCACCGGTGCACTTGTCGGTCTCTTCTGCTTCATGCTCCCTCTTCACCAACTGCTGGGTCTCCTAATCGGAGTGATAGCCACCATTTCTATCTGCTCTTTGCTGAAATTTCCTGCAGCTACCCGTAGCGCTCTTGCGGCACTGGTAATTGTACTCTTGCAAGAAGGGGGAAAGCCCATGTGGTCGTACGCCCTGCAGCGTATTTTTGCTGTACTTCTGGGTTGTCTGGTTGGATTGGCACTGACAGTCTGCTTTCAAGCCTGTGAACAAACATATCTGCGAAAAAAAAGGTCCCCCTGA
- a CDS encoding D-2-hydroxyacid dehydrogenase, whose product MQHKIVILDGYTENPGDLSWDGFAELGDVTVYDRTPSDLIAQRIADADIVITNKTPLTGETIKNAEKMQYIGVLATGYNVVDVMAAKEKGVVVTNIPTYGTDAVAQFVFALLLEICHHVQHHSDAVKEGRWSKAPDFCFWDYPLIELVGKTMGIIGYGRIGQATGRIAKAFGMKVIAYDSYQNPELKDDYVSLDTLLSESDVIALHCPLFPETEGIINKESIAKMKDGVILINNSRGPLIVEQDLAESLNSGKIAAAGLDVVSSEPIKEDNPLLQAKNCLITPHISWAPKESRQRLMDIAVANLRGFLSGARQNVVNG is encoded by the coding sequence ATGCAACATAAGATAGTCATTTTGGATGGATATACGGAGAACCCAGGGGACCTGAGCTGGGATGGATTTGCAGAACTGGGAGATGTGACGGTGTATGACCGTACACCATCTGATTTGATCGCGCAGCGTATCGCTGATGCCGATATTGTCATTACCAATAAGACGCCATTAACAGGCGAAACCATCAAGAATGCTGAGAAGATGCAATATATTGGAGTACTGGCTACCGGGTACAATGTAGTCGATGTCATGGCAGCAAAGGAGAAGGGTGTGGTAGTCACCAACATTCCAACCTATGGGACAGATGCAGTTGCGCAGTTTGTGTTTGCCCTGTTGCTTGAAATCTGCCACCACGTACAACACCACAGTGATGCAGTCAAGGAAGGAAGATGGAGCAAGGCTCCTGATTTCTGTTTCTGGGACTACCCGCTTATTGAACTTGTTGGTAAGACAATGGGAATCATCGGATATGGAAGAATCGGACAGGCGACAGGAAGGATTGCAAAAGCCTTTGGTATGAAGGTCATTGCCTATGATTCCTATCAAAATCCTGAGCTGAAAGATGATTATGTCTCCCTGGATACCTTGTTGTCTGAAAGTGATGTGATTGCATTGCATTGTCCTCTTTTCCCTGAAACCGAGGGTATCATCAACAAGGAAAGCATCGCCAAGATGAAAGATGGGGTTATCCTGATCAATAACAGTCGAGGTCCCTTGATTGTAGAACAGGATCTTGCCGAATCCCTCAATAGTGGCAAGATAGCTGCTGCAGGATTGGATGTTGTCTCCTCTGAGCCGATCAAGGAGGACAATCCTCTCTTGCAGGCGAAGAATTGCCTGATCACACCCCATATCAGCTGGGCACCGAAGGAAAGCCGTCAGAGATTGATGGATATCGCGGTTGCAAACCTGAGGGGCTTTCTCTCCGGTGCTAGACAAAATGTGGTGAATGGCTAG
- the garR gene encoding 2-hydroxy-3-oxopropionate reductase, whose amino-acid sequence MKIGFIGLGIMGKPMAKNLLKAGHEVVCFDLNKASVKDVVASGAKEAASAADVAAQVPLVITMLPNSPHVKSVVLGEKGVLEGAKAGLKLVDMSSIAPLASQEVEKACAGKGVRMLDAPVSGGEPKAIDGTLAIMVGGEKELFEELKEILLVMGASAVHCGPIGAGNTTKLANQIIVALNIAAVGEAFTLVKKAGVDPHLVFDAIKGGLAGSTVMNAKAPMMMESNFKPGFKIDLHIKDLANAMDTGHGVGSPLPLTAYVREMMETLHADGFGGDDHSALARYYAKVSGTKIGD is encoded by the coding sequence ATGAAGATTGGATTTATCGGACTGGGGATCATGGGCAAGCCCATGGCAAAGAACCTGCTGAAGGCAGGGCATGAGGTGGTGTGTTTCGACCTGAACAAGGCAAGTGTTAAGGATGTTGTTGCATCCGGTGCAAAGGAAGCAGCCTCGGCTGCCGATGTGGCTGCTCAGGTGCCCCTGGTGATCACGATGCTGCCCAACAGCCCGCACGTGAAGAGTGTGGTGCTGGGAGAGAAGGGTGTGCTTGAGGGGGCGAAGGCCGGCCTGAAGCTGGTGGACATGAGCTCGATCGCGCCGCTTGCAAGCCAGGAAGTGGAGAAGGCCTGCGCCGGTAAGGGCGTGAGGATGCTCGACGCCCCCGTCTCCGGCGGGGAGCCCAAGGCTATCGATGGGACCCTTGCGATCATGGTCGGCGGGGAGAAGGAACTCTTCGAGGAACTGAAGGAGATCCTGCTGGTCATGGGGGCGAGTGCGGTGCACTGCGGGCCGATCGGTGCGGGGAACACGACCAAGCTTGCGAACCAGATCATTGTTGCACTGAACATAGCTGCTGTGGGCGAGGCGTTCACGCTGGTGAAGAAGGCCGGTGTCGACCCGCACCTGGTGTTCGACGCGATCAAGGGGGGGCTTGCCGGCTCCACGGTGATGAACGCGAAGGCACCGATGATGATGGAATCGAATTTCAAGCCGGGATTCAAGATCGACCTGCACATCAAGGATTTGGCCAATGCGATGGACACGGGCCACGGGGTGGGATCGCCCCTGCCGTTGACCGCATATGTGAGGGAGATGATGGAGACGCTGCACGCCGACGGGTTCGGGGGCGACGACCACAGTGCGCTTGCCCGCTACTATGCGAAGGTGAGCGGTACGAAGATCGGCGACTGA